The Oryza glaberrima chromosome 5, OglaRS2, whole genome shotgun sequence DNA segment TCTACTTAACGGTGGTCCCTGTCAGGTGCTTGTAATCCTTTCATTGTGTTCTGTTAACTGTCAAGTGCGCGCGTGCACATATCTCTAAATCACAACCTACACCATACTGATTTAACTAACAAGATCACACATTTCAATCCTTCTCAGTCTAAGTGGAATAGTGTACATGCTGATCTCTCCCATGACTACTACTGtatcaagtattttttttcatcttcgtCTAGCTGGTGGGCACAAAAGATACATCTCGACATATAtggaacatgaaaaaaaattttctGTGTGGTTTCTTTTTTCCTCCCAGTTGACAAATGATTAAAGTTTTCAAACATGATCTGTTCTTTATAGGAAGGCAGCAATAAACAAAAGAGGCAACAAAAAGGTAGCGGTAAATCAAAGCTTACAAACTCCAGCTATGGAAAAAATCCACATAGAAAAGGCAAAAGTAAGTTCTTCCTGAACTTTTTCCTTAAAACTACATTGCCTTATTTTCTTGGATTATGTTTACATTGGGTTCTCTTCTCTTTTCGGAGAGTATTGCTCCACATTTCTAGGGTATATATGGATAATAAAAAATTCCCTATGTTGTTTTATATAGGTGCGCAGAAGTGGAAAAACTTTGATGAAGATGATTGCAGTGATACCCCTTATGGGAATTTTGGCGGCAAGAGATCTTTTACCTGGTACTGGCCTGGGGAGGATGACGAAAGTGGGAGTCCCAGTGGATTTCAGTGGCGGGATGAGTCTCAATCAAATAAATCAAGGGAAAGAGTTTGGAATGAAAGTGATGTAGATGAGGAAGAGCCTTGCTATGATAATCTTCGCAGCCATAGAATATCACTTGGTTTGCCACCTTTAGGTCCCTTAGAACTTGATCATATTAAGTCCGCGTAAGTGTTATGAACATTCCTTGCAGCATTGGCTCATAGTTTGATCGTTTCTATATCTTGAAGCTGTTAATTGGTTGTATCTCTCAGACTCTCGATGCAATGTTTTCTGCAGTTTTCGTGCATCGGCTCTCAAGTGGCACCCAGACAAACATCAAGGAGCATCACAGGTCATTACGGCTGTCCT contains these protein-coding regions:
- the LOC127773264 gene encoding uncharacterized protein LOC127773264; amino-acid sequence: MQAAARTWTWRWRWRCFHSTAAALSKPTPHIRFAVREKRADAKAALKNILLNGGPCQEGSNKQKRQQKGSGKSKLTNSSYGKNPHRKGKSAQKWKNFDEDDCSDTPYGNFGGKRSFTWYWPGEDDESGSPSGFQWRDESQSNKSRERVWNESDVDEEEPCYDNLRSHRISLGLPPLGPLELDHIKSAFRASALKWHPDKHQGASQAEAEERFKRCVEAYKALSGAFKPSD